GTCCTTCGAGGACGGCCGCCCGAAGGACGCGGAGGGGCCGGACACGGCGGCGAAGACGATGCTGGACCAGCTGGTGTGGTGGGGGAAGGTGCTCAGGGCGGGGAGGGCGACGCTGCCGTACGGCCGCTGAGACCCGTCCGCTTCCGGGCTACGGTGAGGTGATGGGCATGGAACAGCGCATCACCCTGATCACGTTGGGCGTCCTCGACCTCGCCCGCTCCAAGGCCTTCTACGAGGCCCTCGGCTGGCGGGGCCAGGAGGTCGCGGAGACGGTCTTCTTCCAGGCGGGCGGCCTGGGCCTGGTGCTGTGGGGCCGGGACAGGCTGGCGGCGGACTGCGGGCTGGAGCCGGGCCCCGCGACCGGCTTCGGCGGTATCGCCCTCGCCCACAACGTCCGCTCCGAGGCGGAGGTCGACGCCCTCCTCACCAAGGTGGCGGAGGCGGGCGGCACGGTCACCAAACCGGCCGCGGTCAACGCGGTCGGCTTCTACTCCG
Above is a window of Streptomyces griseorubiginosus DNA encoding:
- a CDS encoding VOC family protein; its protein translation is MEQRITLITLGVLDLARSKAFYEALGWRGQEVAETVFFQAGGLGLVLWGRDRLAADCGLEPGPATGFGGIALAHNVRSEAEVDALLTKVAEAGGTVTKPAAVNAVGFYSGAFTDPDGHAWELAYNPSFPLAEDGTLTLPDFG